A stretch of Ipomoea triloba cultivar NCNSP0323 chromosome 11, ASM357664v1 DNA encodes these proteins:
- the LOC115996850 gene encoding transcription factor SRM1-like, with protein MTADESSNAVWTREQDKAFENALVTYPEDSSDRWEKIAADVPGKSLEEVKLHYEILIDDVSRIESGCVPVPCYNSSSDNSASHDGDEGTSKKGGNSGNTNSDSNHGKSMRADQERRKGIPWTEEEHRFFLLGLEKYGKGDWRSISRNFVVTRTPTQVASHAQKYFIRLNSMNKDRRRSSIHDITNVNSGDVSVGQGPITGQTNGSAAAAAAAAGGSSGKSNKPQAVAPAPAGVAMYGGVTTIGQPVGVPLVPAVGTPMNLPPQAHMAYGTPSIPGAVVPGMPHTSVHR; from the exons ATGACTGCGGATGAATCAAGTAACGCTGTATGGACGAGAGAGCAAGATAAGGCATTTGAGAATGCCTTGGTAACATACCCTGAGGATTCTTCGGATAGATGGGAGAAAATTGCAGCAGATGTTCCAGGGAAGTCCTTAGAGGAGGTTAAGCTTCACTATGAGATCTTAATTGATGATGTTAGCAGGATCGAGTCTGGTTGTGTACCTGTGCCTTGTTACAACTCTTCTTCTGACAACTCCGCAAGCCATGATGGTGATGAAGGAACTAGCAAGAAAGGTGGAAATTCTGGGAACACGAACAGTGATTCAAATCATGGAAAGTCTATGAGGGCAGATCAGGAGCGTCGCAAAGGGATTCCTTGGACAGAGGAAGAGCACAG GTTCTTTCTTCTTGGTTTGGAGAAATATGGGAAAGGTGATTGGAGAAGTATTTCTAGGAACTTTGTTGTGACGAGAACGCCTACACAAGTTGCAAGCCATGCGCAGAAATACTTCATCCGTTTAAACTCTATGAACAAGGATAGGAGGCGATCAAGCATCCATGACATCACCAACGTTAACAGCGGAGATGTTTCAGTGGGCCAAGGACCGATTACTGGACAAACTAATGGAagtgcagcagcagcagcagcagcagcaggagGTTCTTCTGGAAAGTCGAACAAGCCACAGGCTGTGGCTCCTGCTCCTGCTGGAGTTGCCATGTATGGGGGGGTGACAACTATTGGACAGCCAGTAGGGGTACCCCTTGTTCCTGCAGTCGGTACACCTATGAATCTTCCTCCGCAGGCTCACATGGCATATGGGACACCTTCCATTCCCGGAGCAGTGGTTCCTGGAATGCCTCATACATCTGTCCATAGGTAG
- the LOC115995978 gene encoding protein FAR1-RELATED SEQUENCE 2-like yields MVVSGNVIVFSGGLGCVNMDSASGGCDERYSIDIGVEGSACDMEISHGMTKYWRPNCAESLKPHVGQQQSTTWKGRDSVVVLKQVVCSREGFKQSSSSTSSSTQSTVVKRRRVTNRVNRNLDAGHQLFVASCVRANIGPTRSYRFFKEIVGVNCEAFGFEYDVDDGGQLSRVFLADAVSRKNFSLFGDVVSFDATYRTNRYNLVFVPFTGIDNHKRYITFGVGLLTKEDIDSYVWLLESFKKIMGHDPICVVTDQDPAMKVAVAQVGEKVGPVLSKDEVFRRKLNGIVWDNSLDPMPLSLVEFLVHYDSAIGAQRHAQVKLNADCEACFPYLKTPLALERHAMDVYTISIFYDVQDEICSACFSCQVVSLSDFDGCVSYVIKDGDHRTWRVELALNDYCASCSCKMFERMGFVYLVHRWTKGACLHPIFHIDGILVDQSAKVKNVRDGSENGNGVVVGSKQSVINSFCGDVSMGSTVDVRQ; encoded by the exons ATGGTGGTTTCCGGCAATGTGATAGTATTTTCCGGCGGTCTTGGAT GTGTGAATATGGACTCTGCTAGTGGTGGCTGTGATGAAAGGTATTCCATAGACATTGGTGTAGAAGGCAGTGCATGTGATATGGAAATATCTCATGGCATGACTAAGTATTGGCGTCCAAATTGTGCTGAAAGTTTGAAGCCTCACGTAGGGCAACA GCAGAGCACAACTTGGAAGGGTAGGGACAGTGTTGTTGTGTTGAAGCAGGTTGTATGTAGTCGTGAGGGGTTCAAGCAGAGTTCGTCTAGTACTTCTTCTAGCACACAAAGCACTGTTGTGAAGAGACGTAGGGTGACAAATAGG GTCAATCGTAATCTTGATGCTGGCCATCAACTTTTTGTTGCAAGTTGTGTTCGAGCAAATATTGGTCCTACTCGGTCGTATAGGTTTTTTAAGGAGATTGTTG GCGTGAATTGTGAAGCATTTGGGTTTGAATACGATGTTGATGATGGTGGTCAGCTTTCAAGGGTTTTCTTGGCGGACGCAGTATCTAGGaagaatttttctttgtttggtgaTGTTGTTTCGTTTGATGCTACATACCGTACTAATAG GTACAATTTGGTTTTTGTCCCATTTACTGgcattgataatcataagagaTACATCACCTTTGGTGTTGGGCTGCTTACGAAGGAAGATATAGACTCATACGTGTGGCTTTTGGAGAGCTTTAAGAAAATAATGGGCCATGATCCTATTTGCGTTGTTACAGATCAAGATCCAGCTATGAAGGTTGCCGTTGCTCAA GTGGGGGAGAAGGTTGGACCAGTTTTATCTAAAGACGAGGTGTTTAGGAGGAAGTTGAATGGCATTGTTTGGGATAATTCACTTGATCCAATGCCTTTGAG TTTGGTTGAGTTTCTGGTGCATTATGACAGTGCTATTGGTGCACAGCGGCATGCCCAAGTAAAATTGAATGCTGATTGTGAAGCTTGTTTTCCATATTTGAAGACACCATTGGCGTTGGAGCGGCATGCCATGGATGTTTACACAATTTCTATATTTTATGATGTTCAAGACGAGATTTGTTCGGCTTGTTTTTCCTGTCAAGTGGTGTCTTTGAGTGATTTTGATGGTTGCGTGTCCTATGTGATAAAAGATGGTGACCATAGGACATGGCGTGTGGAGTTAGCTTTGAATGATTATTGTGCAAGTTGTTCTTGCAAGATGTTTGAGCGTATGGGGTTTGT GTATTTGGTGCATCGGTGGACAAAGGGTGCATGTTTGCACCCAATATTTCATATTGATGGTATACTTGTTGATCAATCTGCTAAAGTGAAGAATGTTAGG GATGGGAGTGAGAATGGCAATGGGGTGGTTGTTGGTAGCAAGCAAAGTGTGATTAATTCGTTTTGTGGAGATGTGTCTATGGGTtcgacagtggatgttcgacaGTAG